The window ATAATTGCTGAGGACTCTGAGCGCCGCTGTTCACCAATCAGGGAGAGATGTATATACAAAAAGAGATCCAGTCTGATCCTCCCCACGCCTACCTCACAAAGCATGAGCAAATCAGAAAATCAAGCTCTGGAGCTGCACGGAGAAATTAGCCCACAAACCGTCCTAGTTCTTAGTTTTGGATACTGTCTACACAAGAGTGGATCCGGACAGAATTTGGGTAAGAGTAAGAGAATATAGAAAGCCGCAAGTCAAGTAGGAAAACCGAAATGACTGCATTACACAGGCAGCAGGCCAGCAGAGGGCGAATTCTGTTTTGCTGTCTCCTGGGGCTGCTGTGGAACACCGGGACCGGACAGATCCACTACTCGGTGCCCGAGGAGATGGAGAAGGGCTCTTTCGTGGGCGACATCGCCAAGGACCTGGGGCTGAAGCCTCGGGAGCTGTCGGAAAGAGGAGCCCGCATTGTCTCCAGAGGTAAGAAGCAGCATTTCGCTCTGAATGTCAAAAGCGGCAGCTTAGTCATCGGGGACAGAATAGACAGGGAAGAGCTTTGCCCGGGCTCCCTAAAGTGCCTTTTAAATGTGGAGATTCTCCTGGAGGACAAAGTGAAAATTTATGGGATAGAAATAGAAGTGACTGACATTAATGATAACTCCCCACGCTTCCAGGAAGATGAAGTAGTCATAGAAGTAAATGAACAGGCAGCACCGGGAAGGAAGTTTCCTCTTCCTAATGCATGGGATTTGGATGCTGGTACAAACGGTCTCCAGAGCTACCAGTTGAGCCTGAACCATCACTTCTCTCTGCACGTTCAAAGCAAAGCAGATGGAGCCAAGTATCCCGAGCTGGTGCTGGAGCGGGCCCTGGACCGGGAGGAGGAGCCAGTTCACCATCTCATCCTCATGGCTTCAGATGGGGGAAATCCTGTCCGCTCAGGCACTGCGCGCATCAGTGTAACTGTCCTGGATGCGAATGACAATGCGCCAGTGTTCACTCAGTCAGTGTACAGCGTGAGTGTTCCCGAGAACGTGCCTGTGGGAACGTGGCTGCTCACGGTGAATGCCACCGACTTGGACGAGGGAGTCAACGGGGAAGTGACCTATTCTTTCTGGAACATCCACGACAAAACCAAACAGATTTTCCAGCTGGACGTTCATTTAGGAAAAATCTCGACAATAGGGAATCTGAACCACGAGGAATCGGGATTCTATGAGATGGAAGTGCAAGCAAAAGATAATGCGGGACTTTTTTCAACAGCGAATGTGCTGGTAACAGTTGTGGATGTGAACGACAATGCTCCGGAAGTGACCATCACGTCTCTGACCCCCTCGGTCCCTGAAGGCTCTCCTTCAGGGACCGTCATTGCCCTTTTAAATGTACACGATCAAGACTCTGGAGAGAATGGTCGCGTCACTTGTTCCATTCCAAATAACCTACcctttaaattagaaaaaaattatggaaattaCTACAGTTTGGTGACAAGCATAGCCCTGGACCGGGAGCAGGTTTCAGTGTACAATATCACCGTGACAGCCACAGATCTCGGGGCTCCACCTCTTTCCACAGACACTCGCATCACCCTGCACGTGGCCGACATCAACGACAACCCGCCTACCTTCAGTCAAACTTCGTACTCCGCTTACATCCTGGAAAATAATCCGAGAGGTGCTTCCATTTATTCGGTGACTGCCAGTGATCCAGACAGCGAGGAGAATGCCCAAATCACTTACACTATTGCTAATGACATCTTCCAGGGGGATCCTCTCTCTTCCTATGTCTCCATTAATTCGGAGACTGGTGTCCTCTATGCATTGCGTTCTTTTGATTATGAAAAATTCAGGGACTTGAAGCTACAAGTGACAGCTACAGACTCGGGGGAACCGCCTCTCAACAACAATGTATCTCTGACTCTGTTCATCCTAGATCAGAATGACAATGCCCCGGAAATCCTGTATCCCACTTTTCCTACCGATGGCTCTAGGGGGGTAGAATTGGCCCCTCGATCTGCAGAGCCAGGCTACCTAGTGACTAAGGTGGTGGCAGTAGATGGAGATTCAGGCCAGAACGCCTGGTTGTTCTACCACCTACTCAAGGCCACAGAGGCTGGGCTTTTCTCCGTGGGCCTACACAATGGTGAAATCAGGACTGCTCTGTCATTCCTCGACAAAGACGCACTCAAGCAGAATCTTGTGGTGGCCGTCACAGACAAAGGAGAGCCACCCCTCTCTGCCACTGTCAGTGTCACAGTGGTTGTGGCAGACAGTATCCCTGAGATTCTCTCGGATCTCAGCATCATGGAAACCCCAGAGACCACTAATAACTCAAAACTCACACTCTACCTTGTTATCTCCGTGGCTTCagtttcttgtttattctttgccTTCATTATCACCTTATTGGCACTCAGACTACACAGGTGGTGGAGGTCTCATCTATTGGGGATGGGCAGTGACAAATTTGGAGTAGTCCCTGCCTCCCAGATTGTGAGCACAGATGGAGTTCAAGCTTTTCTCCAGTCATATTCTCATGAGGTTTCCCTCACCACTGACTCTGGGAAGAGTCAGCTTGTCTTTCCTCAACCCAACTATGCAGACACACTTCTAAGTCTGCAGAGCTGTGACAAAAATACACCTCTTTTGTTCTCCAGTGATTCAGAGTTTAGTAAAGGGATTCAAAATATTGTTCAGGTGAGttcatttctttgtcattttacCACCATGAGATGTTCGCAGAATTCCCTTTTATCTTGAATAAAAGTAAGTGTATGCCAAAGATTGTTTAAAAGAAGCCCCAAACCTGGAAGTCATAGGGAAATTTCCTTGACTTTCTTGTGGAGTTCACCAAACGCAACATGCATTCCCAGTTTCTTGTGTTATGGAGGACTTTGTTGACCATTGATTTGGTGGTGGCAAGTAGTTCTCTGACCAAATGTCTAGTAGTTGTTTTACTGACTTTTACGTAGTTGACAGATATCAAAGCAGTTATAAGTGAGAAAGACAATTTTGATCCTggtaggaaataataataacaataatgttagTATATCATTTTAGATAGTGCATTTAAGTTTTACACAGTACTTTATCTTATTTGAAAAAGTTAAGCTAGTTAGCATTTTAAGTGTAACATTTTCTAAGATTGCCTTTGTTTCTAAGGATTTCTTGTGTTTATACTATAGATGTGTAGCAAAATACTGTTTAAGTTCAATCCATTTCTTTCTTGGTGTTTAAAATTAAGgcatcgggcagctaggtggtgcagtggataaagcactggccctggattcaggaggacctgagttcaaatctggcctcagacacttgacacttgctaactgtgtgaccctgggcaagtcacttaatcctcattgccctgcaaaaagaaaggataaaattaaGGCATCTTTTAAAGTCATTGAGGGCACACATGTAATAATTACATCCTCCCTGTTGTGTCATTTTAAAAAGCTAGTTTGTGATATTTCCTCCACTTTCTAACTTATCCATTCATGGATTcaccaaacatttgttaagtgattGCTGTGTGCAATGTCTTAAAAAAATGAGTCACTTCTCTTCTCTCACAAAGTTTATGGTCTAACAGAGATGGGAACGAACATACTCTGGTAACTGTAATACAATTATATACAATAAGCATTCTAAGAGGAGTACTCCATTCTATCATATCAGATGAGCTAGGAGAGTATCTTGAACTGTGGGCATCAGAGAAGGAGATAGTACTTCATAGAGAAGGTGGTGCCTAACGTGATCATTCCTTGAAGGAGAGGAAGTTAACAAAAGGATATGGGAAGAGCTACAAAaggtgaggaggagaaggatatTCCAAAGTATAGACAACATCATGGTCAAAAACAGAAGTGAGAAAGATCCAGATGTATTGTCTTAGAGCATGTAATACAGTTTACCTGAACCACATAAGAGGAGTATTGTGAGATTGTGGAGGTcttaagttttaaagaatattttgaagGATTTTGAGCAGACATGACATCAtctgatctttttcttttaaaaaaagatgttttattggtgctttttctttattttgttgtagCTTCCTAATGATTTCTCCAATAGTcttttctttgtaacaaagaaacacAATTAAGAAAAACACATAAAGACATTGATTAAGTCTGAGAATATATGTCTTGTTTTGCAATTACATTCTTGTCTCTGATTAGAGTGAGGAATCATACTTCATTATCAGTTATCTGAAGTCATGAAtcatcactgtattgatcagagttctgccTTTcagtgttttcctttacattattgtgatcACTGTGTAAATTGATCTCCAGGTCCTGCTTGCTTCATTctgttgtttttgggtttttttagtgaggcaattggggttaagtgacttgtccagggtcacacagctagtaagtgtcaagtgtctgaagccggatttgaactcaggtactcctgactccagggccggtgctctatccactgcgccacctagctgcccccctgattgcttcattctgaatcagttcTTACAATTCTTCTTAAGTTTATctcaattcttcatatttgttggcTTTATAGATGATAATTTCTTTTGCAGGATCCTTAGCACACACTGAATTTTTAACAAATCATTACTTTCCTAGGAAACACTGATATGTCAGTTTTTTAGCTAACTGATTCTCACAGCAAACCTAAATTGAAGGACAAGGGCAGGAGAAATTGGGAAGGGAGTAACTGTGGCAGTCAGATTATAATTGATCCTTTTACAAAATGATAGCCTCCTCAGAACCAGATTAGCCAAATTACcacaaaaagggcaaaaaaaaaaatgaaagagaaaaaacatgcttcaatccACAGTATTAATCCATAAGTTATCTTATCTAGAGTTGGAGAGTATTTTACATGATTAATCCTTTGGAGTTttggtggatcattgtattgattccGCTAAATCTTTCACTGCACTGAACTTTTCAGTGAATTAAACTGTGTCTAATGGGGGGaaatttatctttataatattattgCTACTTTgtagattgttctcctggttcttctcactttactttgcatcagttcatattagtctttccagattttttgaaaccatccccttcgTCATCTCTTACAGTACagttgtattccatcacattcatatactataacttgttaagccattctaCAATTAATGGGCATCTGCTCCGTTTTCAATTCTTTGTGGAAGGAAGgattgaaaggaaggaagagaaagagaacttcTATAAACATGTTGTACATATGAGTCATCTTCCTTCAGTCttcttgggatatagacctagtattacttggtcaaatgatatgcatagttttatagccctttggtcgtggtttaaattgttctccaggatgaCTGGActggttcacagctccaccaacagtgcgttAGTACACTCCTTTTCTCAATTCCCTCCAGCATgattagttttcttttctgtcatcttagccagtCTGATTAGTGTGCACTTCTCAAACTTTCTACACAGAGCTTAGAGAATCTAAAATGGTCAGTGTTTTGAAAGTGAATGACCCAGGAGAATTCACTTTCTGAGATCTCATAGAAACTTCTACACAATTCCAACCGACCATCCCCTCAAAGGTTCACTCCCAGACTATAGCATTCTATACTTTcaaaggtggatagagcaccggccctggattcaggagtacctgagttcaaatccggccttagacacttaacacttactagctgtgtgaccctgggaaagtcacttaaccccaactgcctcaccaaaaaaaaaaaaagtagaaagggggAAGCATCCACCACCAAATAAACTTCAAGACTATATCAAAACCGATTTCTAAAACTAGAAGACTGAGAAAACGTGGGCATCGGGGCGCcctggataaagtactgggcctgaagtcagaaaaactcatcttcccaagttcaaatgtagctgtgtgagcctaggcaagtcacttaaccctgtttgccttagtttatctataaaatgatctgaagaaggaaatgacaaatcaatccagtatcttggccaagaaaaccccaaagggggtcaagaagagtcggtcacgactgaaatgactgaacaacgacaaaTACTAGAAATCCAGAAAACTCCAAGATGGAATAAACCCCTCAGGAAATATTTTTGCCGGCCGATAGGATTATACCCGTTTACTTCCAAGAGCAGTGTCACGAGAGAAAGAGTTCTGTTTGCACTCAGTTCTATAGACTCCTGGTGGCgcacttacttacttacttacttacttgaGTGCAGTTCTAGAAAAGAGACTCCGAGCGCCGCTGTACACCAATACGGAGCCAGAACTGAGACTCGAGATCTATTGGAGGAGACTCCTACAGAGTAATTTCCTGCACCATCCCAGGGCTCACAATCAGAAAGGCGACCCTATCTTTAATGACTGGTGCTTTCTTCTCAACAGAGCTTGCCCCGGATGCTCTGCTCAATAGCCACTAAGTAGTGACACTTCTTCGCTGTGGGGGGAGTCTTAAAATCCAGAGATGGTTTGAAGTGCGACTTCCCTAAGCTGGAAAGACAGCGGTACTAAGAGCCCGAGAGATGGGAAGCAGTGCTGGGCAGAGGGGCTGGCCGCTCAAGAGGCAAGTACTGTTTCCTTTCTTGGCGTCTTTGTTCTGCCGCGCGCTTTCAGAGCAGATTCGCTACTCGATTCCCGAGGAAATGGCGAAAGGGTCGGTGGTGGGGAACCTCGCTAAGGATCTGGGACTGGAGGTCCGCGATTTATCCTCCCGGAATCTCCGGGTTAGTGGAAAAAGAGAATTCTTTAGTGTGAGCTCGGAGAGAGGGGACTTACTTGTTAGGAATAGAATAGACAGAGAGCAGATATGCCCCCAAGCGAGAGTTTGTGCTCTGACGTTAGAAACCATAGTTGAAAACCCCTTAAATGTTTTCCATGTTAACGTGGAAATTGAAGATGTAAATGACAATTCGCCACAGTTCAGGAGAAACGTCATCAATTTAAATATCTCTGAGTCTACCCCGCCAGGTGCAAAATTTGCATTAGAGCCCGCCCATGATCCAGACACAGGACTCAATTCCCTACAGACTTACTACCTAAGCACCAATCCTGTATTTTCCTtcgaagtaaaaaagaaaaaagatggcaGTAAATATGCTGAACTTGTGTTAGAGAAACTTCTAGACAGGGAAAAGCAAAGTTCCTATCACTTGGTCCTGAGTGCCGTGGATGGCGGGAACCCAGCCCGAAGCGGTACCGCTCAGATCAGAATCAATGTCACGGACGCCAATGATAATACCCCTGTCTTCAGTCAGGACGTCTACAGGGTCAGCCTACCGGAGAACCTGCCCCCAGGCTCCTCTGTGCTGCGTGTGACAGCCACGGACAGGGATGAGGGAGTGAATGCGGAAATCACTTTTTCCTTCGACCGTTCCTCTCAAAGAGAATGGCAAGTGTTTTCTCTGGATCCAAATAGCGGGGAAATTACAACTCTGGAGAGCCTAGACTTTGAAAAGACCAAAGACTACTCAATGGTGTTAGAAGCGAGGGATGGGGGCGGTTTGGTTACTCAGTGCACCGTTGAAATCGAAGTCCTGGACGTAAATGACAACTTCCCGGAAGTTATATTCACTTCCATTTCAGCACTGATTCCTGAAGATTGTTCACCTGGGACAGTGGTAGCCTTGGTGAAAACACCAGACCGAGATTCTGGAGTCAATGGGGAGGTCACGTGCCACGTAGAGGAAAATGTACCCTTCAGACTAGAATCCTCTTCCAGGAACTATTACAAGCTGCTGACAGATGGGCCGCTCGACCGAGAACAGACCCCACAGTATAACATCACAGTCACTGCCTCCGACAAGGGAAAGCCCCCTCTGTCCACCAGCAAAACCCTCACCCTCCACATAGCTGACGTCAATGACAACCCTCCCGTTTTCCTCCAACCTTCCTACGTTGTGTACGTCCCTGAGAACAACCCCTCTGGAGCCTCCATCGCAAGAGTCTCAGCCTCCGACCCAGACCTGGAGGAGAACGGCCGAGTGTCCTATTCCATCGTCAGCAGTGACCTGGCCCCTCTGCCTCTGTCCTCCTACGTGTCGGTCAATGGCCATAGTGGAGCCATCTTCGCTCAGCGCTCCTTCGACTATGAGCAGGTCCGCACCTTCGAGCTGACGCTGCAGGCCTGTGACTCAGGCTCCCCAGCCTTTTGCGCCAATGTCACCCTGCAGGTGTTCATCTTGGACGGCAATGACAACGCCCCAAACATTCTCTACCCGGCCCTGGGGCCTGACAGATCGGCCCTCTTCGACATGGTGCCTCGCTCTGCCGAGCCAGGATACTTGGTCACCAAGGTGGTGGCGGTGGACGCAGACTCGGGACACAACGCCTGGCTAGCCTACCGCGTGCTGCAGGCCACGGATCCGGGACTCTTCAGCCTGGGGCTGCGCACAGGTGAGATCAGGACTGCTCGGGCTTTGGCTGAAAGAGATGCAGCTCGG is drawn from Dromiciops gliroides isolate mDroGli1 chromosome 2, mDroGli1.pri, whole genome shotgun sequence and contains these coding sequences:
- the LOC122740066 gene encoding protocadherin gamma-A12 isoform X15, which codes for MTALHRQQASRGRILFCCLLGLLWNTGTGQIHYSVPEEMEKGSFVGDIAKDLGLKPRELSERGARIVSRGKKQHFALNVKSGSLVIGDRIDREELCPGSLKCLLNVEILLEDKVKIYGIEIEVTDINDNSPRFQEDEVVIEVNEQAAPGRKFPLPNAWDLDAGTNGLQSYQLSLNHHFSLHVQSKADGAKYPELVLERALDREEEPVHHLILMASDGGNPVRSGTARISVTVLDANDNAPVFTQSVYSVSVPENVPVGTWLLTVNATDLDEGVNGEVTYSFWNIHDKTKQIFQLDVHLGKISTIGNLNHEESGFYEMEVQAKDNAGLFSTANVLVTVVDVNDNAPEVTITSLTPSVPEGSPSGTVIALLNVHDQDSGENGRVTCSIPNNLPFKLEKNYGNYYSLVTSIALDREQVSVYNITVTATDLGAPPLSTDTRITLHVADINDNPPTFSQTSYSAYILENNPRGASIYSVTASDPDSEENAQITYTIANDIFQGDPLSSYVSINSETGVLYALRSFDYEKFRDLKLQVTATDSGEPPLNNNVSLTLFILDQNDNAPEILYPTFPTDGSRGVELAPRSAEPGYLVTKVVAVDGDSGQNAWLFYHLLKATEAGLFSVGLHNGEIRTALSFLDKDALKQNLVVAVTDKGEPPLSATVSVTVVVADSIPEILSDLSIMETPETTNNSKLTLYLVISVASVSCLFFAFIITLLALRLHRWWRSHLLGMGSDKFGVVPASQIVSTDGVQAFLQSYSHEVSLTTDSGKSQLVFPQPNYADTLLSLQSCDKNTPLLFSSDSEFSKGIQNIVQQAPPNTDWRFSQAQRPGTSGSQNGDEGGTWPNNQFDTEMLQAMILASANEAADGSSTLGGGAGTMGLSARYGPQFTLQHVPDYRQNVYIPGSTATLANAAGKRDGKAPAGGNGNKKKSGKKEKK
- the LOC122740066 gene encoding protocadherin gamma-B5 isoform X23, giving the protein MGSSAGQRGWPLKRQVLFPFLASLFCRALSEQIRYSIPEEMAKGSVVGNLAKDLGLEVRDLSSRNLRVSGKREFFSVSSERGDLLVRNRIDREQICPQARVCALTLETIVENPLNVFHVNVEIEDVNDNSPQFRRNVINLNISESTPPGAKFALEPAHDPDTGLNSLQTYYLSTNPVFSFEVKKKKDGSKYAELVLEKLLDREKQSSYHLVLSAVDGGNPARSGTAQIRINVTDANDNTPVFSQDVYRVSLPENLPPGSSVLRVTATDRDEGVNAEITFSFDRSSQREWQVFSLDPNSGEITTLESLDFEKTKDYSMVLEARDGGGLVTQCTVEIEVLDVNDNFPEVIFTSISALIPEDCSPGTVVALVKTPDRDSGVNGEVTCHVEENVPFRLESSSRNYYKLLTDGPLDREQTPQYNITVTASDKGKPPLSTSKTLTLHIADVNDNPPVFLQPSYVVYVPENNPSGASIARVSASDPDLEENGRVSYSIVSSDLAPLPLSSYVSVNGHSGAIFAQRSFDYEQVRTFELTLQACDSGSPAFCANVTLQVFILDGNDNAPNILYPALGPDRSALFDMVPRSAEPGYLVTKVVAVDADSGHNAWLAYRVLQATDPGLFSLGLRTGEIRTARALAERDAARHRLLVSVQDGGQPPLSATVALHLVFADSLQEAMPEMKEERSENLTTQWKVNFILVIALALVSFVFLLTAVFVLIFKCRKPKQPLVLDSLPTDLYSSLGPRITSKCSNGTLPLPYSYEVCLTSDPGQSEFTFLKTDPTDLKCNLAGEINSRVGGQPELWDQNSPSKQAPPNTDWRFSQAQRPGTSGSQNGDEGGTWPNNQFDTEMLQAMILASANEAADGSSTLGGGAGTMGLSARYGPQFTLQHVPDYRQNVYIPGSTATLANAAGKRDGKAPAGGNGNKKKSGKKEKK